From the genome of Phreatobacter cathodiphilus, one region includes:
- a CDS encoding PaaI family thioesterase, whose amino-acid sequence MTAAAPAPTLRYGVVDMAEATGQDGIDFLRGMLEQRYPAPPIARSMGFILTEVAPGLAVFEGTPTADFFNPLGTIHGGWTATILDSALGCCVHTLVKAGQGYTTVEMKVNYVRALMPETGRVRCEGKVVHAGSRIATSEARLVDGKGRLIAHATETCMIFEARVSAAS is encoded by the coding sequence ATGACCGCCGCTGCCCCCGCTCCCACCCTCCGTTACGGTGTCGTCGACATGGCGGAGGCTACCGGCCAGGACGGCATCGACTTCCTCCGCGGCATGCTGGAGCAGCGCTATCCGGCGCCGCCCATCGCCCGGTCCATGGGCTTCATCCTGACCGAGGTGGCTCCGGGACTGGCGGTGTTCGAGGGGACGCCGACGGCCGACTTCTTCAATCCGCTGGGCACCATCCACGGCGGCTGGACCGCGACCATCCTCGACTCGGCGCTCGGCTGCTGCGTCCATACGCTGGTGAAGGCCGGTCAGGGCTATACGACGGTCGAGATGAAGGTGAATTACGTGCGGGCGCTGATGCCGGAGACCGGTCGCGTGCGTTGCGAGGGCAAGGTAGTCCATGCGGGATCGCGGATCGCGACATCCGAGGCCCGCCTGGTGGACGGCAAGGGCCGGCTCATCGCCCACGCGACCGAGACCTGCATGATCTTCGAGGCGCGGGTGTCGGCGGCCTCGTGA
- a CDS encoding putative bifunctional diguanylate cyclase/phosphodiesterase, whose product MTPSSSLTLIRDAWEGWRKDVPNEPAEEGRIRAAQIHAVARFSPLTMAANFINAAVVVFLVREEANPFVLAAWSLTILAVVAVTTRAWFLRRGRKQRLRASARAIRRATWHAATLAALWAAVPVLWFGSVSAEDQLVIACLVTGMICAGGFALATIPSAAYAYVGILCAGSVAALLETGNGYVIFLTLLLLAYAWIVVQSVANSSRLFSERFRAEASLKERGEIIELLLNEFEQHGSDWLFETDPGFAVVQHSPRFGEVAGVAGQSLVGRRIVEMADEETGQALRLAIARRQPFRDLDIQVDVAGEPRWWSLTAKPLFDESGWHLGWRGVGSDITDRKVASQKVAWMAATDLLTGLPNRARFRELAALRLETARRNGSSFALACLDLDQFKAVNDTLGHPIGDALLMAVSRDLGELVDQGVVFGRFGGDEFGMLVSDFTRRSDVVDLARRIIARISRSRTIDGARITVGASMGIAFGPGETDTVDDLIRNADLALYRAKDSGRGVAAVFDDRMHREAEERRLLQEDLRAALDGDQLRLAYQPIIDIRAGAIVGFEALLRWQHPQRGLLSPDAFVPIAEESGLIEPIGAWVLKRACLDAAAWPKPIRVAVNISPAQFGSATLLSHVAQALAVSHLPADRLEVEITEALFMNQMAESGRFLADMRTLGIRIALDDFGTGFSSLGYLTRFPIQKLKIDRSFVSGPTDPENRKAVVEAIVGIAVSLGFVTTAEGVETAADLAWVRDLGCDQAQGYYFARTLSAESVPGFIAGFADEFGDGLGSQAAA is encoded by the coding sequence TTGACGCCTTCCTCCTCCCTCACCCTCATTCGCGACGCCTGGGAGGGGTGGCGCAAGGACGTGCCCAACGAGCCGGCCGAGGAAGGGCGTATCCGCGCGGCGCAGATCCACGCTGTGGCGCGGTTCTCGCCCCTGACCATGGCGGCCAACTTTATCAACGCCGCCGTCGTCGTGTTCCTGGTACGCGAGGAGGCCAACCCCTTCGTACTCGCCGCCTGGTCGCTCACCATCCTGGCGGTGGTGGCGGTGACGACGCGCGCGTGGTTCCTGCGCCGCGGCCGCAAGCAGCGGCTCCGCGCCTCCGCCCGCGCGATCCGCCGGGCGACCTGGCATGCCGCCACCCTGGCGGCGCTCTGGGCCGCCGTCCCGGTCCTCTGGTTCGGAAGCGTCTCGGCCGAGGACCAGTTGGTCATCGCCTGCCTCGTCACCGGCATGATCTGCGCCGGCGGTTTCGCGCTCGCGACCATTCCCTCGGCCGCCTACGCCTATGTCGGCATCCTCTGCGCCGGATCGGTCGCCGCGCTGCTGGAGACCGGCAACGGTTACGTCATCTTTCTCACCCTGCTGCTGCTCGCCTATGCCTGGATCGTCGTGCAGAGCGTCGCCAATTCCTCGCGTCTGTTCAGCGAGCGGTTCCGGGCCGAGGCGAGTCTGAAGGAACGCGGCGAGATCATCGAGCTGCTGCTCAACGAGTTCGAGCAGCACGGATCGGACTGGCTGTTCGAAACCGATCCCGGATTTGCGGTCGTGCAGCACTCCCCGCGCTTCGGCGAGGTCGCGGGAGTTGCGGGTCAGTCGCTGGTGGGGCGCCGCATCGTCGAGATGGCCGATGAGGAGACCGGGCAGGCGTTGCGCCTCGCCATCGCGCGGCGGCAGCCGTTCCGTGACCTCGACATCCAGGTGGACGTCGCCGGCGAGCCGCGCTGGTGGTCGCTGACGGCCAAGCCCCTCTTCGACGAATCCGGCTGGCACCTCGGCTGGCGCGGCGTCGGCTCCGACATCACCGACCGCAAGGTCGCAAGCCAGAAGGTGGCCTGGATGGCCGCCACGGATCTGCTCACCGGCCTGCCGAACCGCGCCCGGTTCCGGGAACTCGCGGCGCTGCGTCTCGAGACGGCGCGGCGCAACGGCAGCAGTTTCGCCCTCGCCTGTCTCGACCTCGACCAGTTCAAGGCGGTGAACGACACGCTCGGCCATCCCATCGGGGACGCGCTGCTGATGGCGGTGTCCCGCGATCTCGGCGAGCTCGTCGATCAGGGCGTGGTCTTCGGGCGGTTCGGCGGCGACGAATTCGGCATGCTGGTGAGCGATTTCACCCGCCGCTCCGACGTGGTCGATCTCGCCCGGCGCATCATCGCGCGGATCAGCCGTTCCAGGACCATCGACGGGGCCCGCATCACGGTCGGCGCCAGCATGGGCATCGCCTTCGGACCCGGCGAGACCGACACGGTCGACGACCTCATCCGCAATGCCGATCTCGCGCTCTACCGCGCCAAGGACAGCGGCCGCGGCGTGGCTGCGGTCTTCGACGACAGGATGCACCGCGAGGCCGAGGAGCGGCGACTGCTGCAGGAAGACCTGCGCGCGGCCCTCGACGGCGACCAGCTTCGCCTCGCCTACCAGCCGATCATCGACATCCGCGCCGGCGCCATCGTCGGTTTCGAGGCGCTGCTGCGCTGGCAGCATCCCCAGCGCGGCTTGCTGTCGCCCGACGCCTTCGTGCCGATCGCCGAGGAATCCGGTCTCATCGAACCCATCGGCGCCTGGGTGCTGAAACGCGCCTGTCTCGACGCCGCAGCCTGGCCGAAGCCGATCCGGGTGGCGGTGAACATCTCCCCCGCCCAGTTCGGGTCGGCGACCCTGCTCAGCCACGTGGCCCAGGCGCTGGCGGTGAGCCATCTGCCGGCGGACCGGCTGGAGGTCGAGATCACCGAGGCCCTGTTCATGAACCAGATGGCGGAGAGCGGCCGCTTCCTCGCGGACATGCGCACGCTCGGCATCCGCATCGCGCTGGATGATTTCGGCACCGGCTTCTCCTCGCTCGGCTATCTCACCCGCTTTCCCATCCAGAAGCTCAAGATCGACCGGTCCTTCGTGTCGGGCCCCACCGATCCGGAAAACCGCAAGGCTGTGGTCGAGGCCATCGTCGGCATCGCGGTGAGCCTCGGATTCGTCACCACGGCCGAGGGCGTCGAAACGGCGGCGGACCTGGCATGGGTGCGCGATCTCGGCTGCGACCAGGCGCAGGGCTATTATTTCGCCAGGACCCTGTCGGCCGAGTCCGTGCCCGGCTTCATCGCCGGTTTCGCCGACGAATTCGGCGACGGTCTCGGTAGCCAGGCGGCGGCCTGA
- a CDS encoding MarR family winged helix-turn-helix transcriptional regulator — protein MTTVTSQTPKPIPAAGAAPCGAPDEATVSRIARSCICYQTRMTAHAVTRAYNRALAPLGLEVTQFNILAALAVAKTNSVTALSEALALDRTTMTRNLKRLEAAGLVSVSTGQGRAVRPALTEAGAALLSAAIPLWESEHVKMEEAVGADVWGRTRDGLRAIRRSVTDGRCG, from the coding sequence ATGACGACGGTGACCAGCCAGACTCCCAAGCCCATCCCCGCCGCCGGGGCCGCGCCCTGCGGCGCCCCGGACGAGGCGACGGTGAGCCGCATCGCCCGCTCCTGCATCTGCTACCAGACGCGGATGACGGCCCATGCGGTGACGCGCGCCTATAACCGCGCTCTCGCGCCGCTCGGACTGGAGGTCACGCAGTTCAACATTCTGGCGGCTCTCGCCGTGGCGAAGACCAATTCGGTGACGGCGCTGTCGGAAGCTCTCGCCCTCGACCGCACGACCATGACCCGGAACCTGAAGCGGCTCGAGGCGGCCGGGCTCGTGAGCGTCTCCACCGGCCAGGGACGGGCGGTGCGTCCGGCCCTCACCGAGGCCGGCGCGGCTCTGCTTTCGGCGGCGATCCCCCTGTGGGAATCCGAGCACGTGAAGATGGAGGAGGCGGTGGGGGCCGACGTCTGGGGCCGCACCCGGGACGGGCTCCGCGCCATCCGCCGGTCGGTGACGGACGGCCGCTGCGGCTGA
- the groES gene encoding co-chaperone GroES, producing MKFRPLHDRVVVRRLEGEEKTKGGIIIPDTAKEKPQEGEILAVGPGGRDEAGKLVPLDVKKGDKVLFGKWSGTEVKIDGVDLLIMKESDIMGVIAK from the coding sequence ATGAAGTTCCGTCCGCTGCACGACCGCGTGGTCGTCCGCCGCCTCGAGGGCGAAGAGAAGACCAAGGGTGGCATCATCATCCCGGATACCGCCAAGGAGAAGCCGCAGGAGGGTGAAATCCTGGCGGTGGGCCCGGGCGGCCGCGACGAGGCCGGCAAGCTGGTCCCGCTGGACGTCAAGAAGGGCGACAAGGTGCTGTTCGGCAAGTGGTCGGGCACCGAAGTGAAGATCGACGGTGTCGACCTCCTCATCATGAAGGAGAGCGACATCATGGGCGTGATCGCGAAGTAA
- the groL gene encoding chaperonin GroEL (60 kDa chaperone family; promotes refolding of misfolded polypeptides especially under stressful conditions; forms two stacked rings of heptamers to form a barrel-shaped 14mer; ends can be capped by GroES; misfolded proteins enter the barrel where they are refolded when GroES binds) produces MAAKDVKFGQDAREKMLRGVDILAEAVKVTLGPKGRNVVIEKSFGAPRITKDGVTVAKEIELADKFENMGAQMVREVASKTNDLGGDGTTTATVLAQAIVKEGAKFVAAGMNPMDLKRGVDIAVLEVVKALEKSAKKVKSSAEVAQVGTISANGDALIGEMIANAMQKVGNEGVITVEEAKSLDTEVDIVEGMQFDRGYLSPYFITNADKMVADLEDAYILIHEKKLAGLQAMLPVLEAVVQTGKPLVIVAEDVEGEALATLVVNKLRGGLKVAAVKAPGFGDRRKAMLEDIAILTGGQVISEDLGIKLENVTLAMLGRAKKVLIEKEKTTVVDGAGKKKDIEARIGQIKAQIEETTSDYDREKLQERLAKLAGGVAVIKVGGSTEVEVKEKKDRVDDALNATRAAVLEGIVPGGGIALLRAKASVAKLKSDNADVQAGINIVLKAIEAPIRQIAENAGVEGSIVVGKVLENKSATFGFNAQTEEYVDMFDAGIVDPMKVVRTALQNAASVSSLLITTGAMIAESPKKESAAPAMPGGGGMGGMDF; encoded by the coding sequence ATGGCTGCCAAGGACGTGAAATTCGGCCAGGACGCGCGCGAAAAGATGCTGCGCGGCGTCGACATCCTCGCCGAGGCCGTGAAGGTCACGCTCGGCCCGAAGGGTCGCAACGTCGTCATCGAGAAGAGCTTCGGCGCCCCGCGCATCACCAAGGACGGCGTCACCGTCGCCAAGGAGATCGAGCTCGCCGACAAGTTCGAGAACATGGGCGCCCAGATGGTCCGTGAGGTCGCCTCCAAGACCAACGACCTCGGCGGCGACGGCACCACCACCGCCACCGTTCTCGCCCAGGCCATCGTGAAGGAAGGCGCCAAGTTCGTCGCCGCCGGCATGAACCCGATGGACCTGAAGCGCGGCGTCGACATCGCCGTCCTCGAGGTCGTGAAGGCGCTCGAGAAGTCGGCCAAGAAGGTGAAGTCCTCGGCCGAGGTCGCTCAGGTCGGCACCATCTCCGCCAACGGCGACGCGCTGATCGGCGAGATGATCGCCAACGCCATGCAGAAGGTCGGCAACGAGGGTGTCATCACCGTCGAGGAAGCCAAGTCGCTGGACACCGAGGTGGACATCGTCGAGGGCATGCAGTTCGACCGCGGCTACCTCTCGCCCTACTTCATCACCAACGCCGACAAGATGGTGGCCGACCTCGAGGACGCCTACATCCTGATCCACGAGAAGAAGCTGGCCGGCCTCCAGGCCATGCTGCCGGTTCTCGAGGCCGTCGTTCAGACCGGCAAGCCGCTGGTGATCGTCGCCGAGGACGTCGAGGGCGAGGCTCTCGCCACGCTCGTCGTCAACAAGCTGCGTGGCGGCCTCAAGGTTGCCGCCGTGAAGGCGCCGGGCTTCGGTGACCGCCGCAAGGCCATGCTGGAGGACATCGCGATCCTCACCGGCGGCCAGGTCATCTCCGAAGACCTCGGCATCAAGCTGGAGAACGTCACCCTCGCCATGCTCGGCCGCGCCAAGAAGGTGCTGATCGAGAAGGAGAAGACGACGGTCGTCGACGGCGCCGGCAAGAAGAAGGACATCGAGGCCCGCATCGGCCAGATCAAGGCGCAGATCGAGGAGACCACCTCGGACTACGACCGGGAGAAGCTGCAGGAGCGCCTCGCGAAGCTCGCCGGTGGCGTCGCCGTGATCAAGGTCGGCGGCTCGACCGAGGTCGAGGTGAAGGAGAAGAAGGACCGCGTCGACGACGCTCTCAACGCGACCCGCGCGGCTGTCCTCGAGGGCATCGTCCCCGGCGGCGGCATCGCTCTCCTCCGCGCCAAGGCCTCCGTCGCCAAGCTGAAGTCGGACAACGCCGACGTTCAGGCCGGCATCAACATCGTGCTCAAGGCCATCGAGGCTCCGATCCGCCAGATCGCCGAGAACGCCGGTGTCGAGGGCTCGATCGTCGTCGGCAAGGTGCTCGAGAACAAGTCGGCCACCTTCGGCTTCAACGCCCAGACGGAAGAGTATGTCGACATGTTCGACGCCGGCATCGTCGACCCGATGAAGGTCGTGCGCACCGCTCTCCAGAACGCCGCTTCGGTCTCCTCGCTGCTCATCACCACGGGCGCGATGATCGCCGAGTCGCCGAAGAAGGAATCCGCAGCTCCGGCCATGCCGGGCGGCGGCGGCATGGGCGGCATGGACTTCTGA
- a CDS encoding TRAP transporter substrate-binding protein, giving the protein MTDTPASAPPKSDRRRFLALAGATAAATVAAPAVSNAQTVTLRFQSTWPQRDIFHEFCNDYATRVNAISGGRLRLEVLAAGAVVPAFQLQDAVHAGILDGGHGVTAYWFGKNKAYSLFGTPPAYGWDAHNFLGWMNYGGGYDLYNELLTQITRVNVVGFLTGPMPCQPLGWFKRELTQASDLRGLKYRTVGLAADLFNELGSAVTILAGGEIVPALERGLIDGAEFNNPSSDSILGFADVSKTYMLQSYHQSAEAFEVIFNKAKYDAMGAEQKAILKYAAESASSDMYWKALDRYSKDLAALRGRGVNVIKTPDAILKAQLEAWDKVVARLSAENPFFKKVIDSQRAWAQRTVGYERINTPSREMSYTHFFGGS; this is encoded by the coding sequence ATGACTGACACCCCTGCTTCGGCACCGCCGAAGTCCGATCGCCGTCGCTTTCTCGCGCTCGCCGGCGCCACCGCGGCAGCCACCGTCGCCGCTCCCGCCGTATCCAACGCCCAGACCGTCACGCTGCGCTTCCAGTCGACCTGGCCGCAGCGCGACATCTTCCACGAGTTCTGCAACGACTACGCCACCCGCGTGAACGCCATTTCCGGCGGGCGGCTCCGCCTCGAAGTGCTGGCGGCCGGTGCCGTCGTGCCCGCCTTCCAGCTCCAGGACGCCGTCCATGCCGGCATTCTCGACGGCGGCCACGGCGTCACCGCCTACTGGTTCGGCAAGAACAAGGCCTATTCGCTGTTCGGCACGCCGCCCGCCTATGGCTGGGACGCCCACAACTTCCTCGGCTGGATGAACTACGGCGGCGGCTACGACCTCTACAACGAGCTGCTGACCCAGATCACCCGCGTCAACGTCGTCGGCTTCCTCACCGGGCCCATGCCGTGCCAGCCCCTCGGCTGGTTCAAGCGCGAGCTCACCCAGGCGAGCGACCTGCGTGGCCTCAAGTACCGGACGGTGGGCCTCGCCGCCGACCTGTTCAACGAGCTCGGCTCGGCGGTCACCATCCTCGCCGGCGGCGAGATCGTACCGGCGCTCGAACGCGGCCTCATCGACGGCGCCGAGTTCAACAATCCGAGCTCGGACTCGATCCTCGGCTTCGCCGACGTGTCGAAGACCTACATGCTGCAGAGCTACCACCAGTCGGCCGAGGCCTTCGAGGTCATCTTCAACAAGGCCAAGTACGACGCCATGGGCGCCGAGCAGAAGGCGATCCTGAAATACGCCGCCGAATCCGCCTCCTCCGACATGTACTGGAAGGCGCTCGACCGCTACTCCAAGGACCTCGCCGCCCTGCGCGGCCGCGGCGTCAACGTCATCAAGACGCCCGACGCCATCCTGAAGGCCCAGCTCGAGGCATGGGACAAGGTCGTCGCCCGGCTCTCGGCCGAGAATCCCTTCTTCAAGAAGGTGATCGACAGCCAGCGCGCCTGGGCCCAGCGCACCGTGGGTTACGAGCGCATCAACACGCCCTCGCGTGAGATGTCCTACACCCACTTCTTCGGCGGCTCCTGA